GCTGCTCAAGGGGTTCCGCCTCACCAAGCCGCTCATCGCCGCGGTCGAGGGTCCCGCGATCGCCGGCGGCACCGAGATCCTGCAGGCCACCGACATCCGGATCGCGGGCGAGTCGGCCCGTTTCGGTGTCTCCGAGCCCAAGTGGGGCCTGTACCCGCTCGGCGGATCGGCCGTGCGCCTGCCGCGCCAGCTGCCCTACACGGTGGCGGCCGACCTGCTGCTGACCGGCCGGCACGTGAAGGCACCCGAGGCCAAGGAGATCGGCCTGATCGGTCACGTGGTGCCCGACGGCGAGGCCCTGGCCAAGGCCCACGAGATCGCCGACGTCATCGCGGCGAACGGCCCGCTGGCCGTCCAGGCCGTGCTGAAGACCATCCGTGACTCCGAGGGCAAGCACGAGGACGACTGCTGGGCGGCCGACGCCGCGGTCGGCGCCGCGGTGTTCGCGTCCGAGGACGCCAAGGAGGGACCGCGCGCCTTCGCCGAGAAGCGCAAGCCCGACTTCCAGGGCCGCTAGGCAGGCGTCAGCTCGACGCCGCCGCCGCAAGGTCCAACGCGAGACCGTCGGCAGGCTGGTAGGGCATCGACAGCGTCACCCGGTCCACCAGGCCGGCGAACCGCTCACGCAGCGCGGCGCCCGCGGCGGACACCTCTCCGACCACGGCGAAGGTGTTCAGCACCTCGTCGTCGATGAGGTCGGCCAGCTCGGCCCACCGGCCGGTCTTGGAGAAGGTGTTGGCCTCCTCGTGCAGGTCGCCCCACCCGTGGTGGTCCAGGACGGGCCGGTAGGCAGGTGTCGAGGCGTAGAAGCCGATCTGCTTCCGCGTCCCGGCGATCGCTGCCGCCAAGGCCTCCTCGGTGTGGCCGGTGGCGACCATGGCCATCGTGGTCGTGGCGAAGGAGTGGTCCGGCCGGCCCGAACGGGCTTCGGTCAGCTGCGGGACCATGACCTCGGCCAGGTAGCGGCGCGAGATCAGGGGATGGCAGATGATCCCGTCGCCCACGGTCCCGGCCGTCCTGACCATCAGCGGCCCCACGGCGGCGATCCAGACCCGGGGCGAGTCGAAGCCCAGCGGGCCCGGGTTGAACAGCGGCGGCATCAGGGTGTGCGAGTAGAAGTCACCGCGGAAGTCCAACGCCTCGCCGGTCTGCCAACAGTTCCAGATGGCGCGCAGTGCCTCGACGTACTCCGCCATCCGCTTCGCCGGCTCGGACCACGGCATGTCGTAGCGGCGCGTGATGTGGGCCTTGATCTGAGATCCCAGGCCCAGGATCGAGCGGCCGCCCGCAAGCTGGTGCAGGTCGTACGCCGAGTAGGCCATCGACATCGGCGTCCGGGCGAACGCGAGCGCGATGCCCGAGCCGATCTCCAGCGTCCGGGTGTTCGCGGCCGCCATGGCCAGGGTGATGAACGGGTCGTGATGACCTTCGGGCACGAACAGCCCGCCGACGACGCCCCGGTCCTCGGCCTCCCTGGCCGTCACGCCACCGAGGGCGGGGCTGCCGTGGAAGGCCATGTCGATCGCCAACGGTGTCTCGTCGGTCATGCCGGTCTCCTCATCATCGTCATCGGGCGTGTCGACCGGCCATCCCCCGACCCCGCGGGCCGCGACGTCAGAACTGGGCGCGAAGGGCCTTCTTGTCGGGCTTGCCCAGGGCCGTCAGGGGAAGGGAGTCCACGACGACGACCTGCTTGGGCGACTGCACCGAACCCTTGCGCTCCTTGACCAGCGCCTGGATCTCCTGGGTCACCCGCGCGATCGACTCGTCGTCCCGCGGCTCGTCCGGCCGCAGCACCACGACGGCCGTGACCGCCTCACCGAACTTGTCGTCGGACACGCCGATGACGCCCACCTGCGCGACCGCCGGGTGCTCGCCGATGACGTCCTCGACCTCCCGGGGGAACACGTTGAAGCCGCCGGTCACGATCATGTCCTTGATCCGGTCGACGATGTACCAGAACCCGTCCTCGTCCTCGCGGGCCACGTCACCGGTGTGCAGCCAGCCGCCGCGGAACGCCTCGGCGGTCTCCTCCGGCTTGTTCCAGTAGCCACCGGCCAGCACCGGTCCGGCCACGCAGATCTCGCCCGGCTGCCCCTGCTCGACCGGCTGCCCGTCCTCGCCGAGCAACGCCGTGCGCAGGAACGCGCTCGGCCGGCCGCAGCTGGCGAGCCGCTCCGGGGTGTGGTCGGCCTTGGCGAGGTACGTGATGACCATGGGGCACTCGGACTGTCCGAAGTACTGCGCGAAGATCGGACCGAACCGGTCGATCGCCTCCGCCAGACGCGTGGGGTTGATCGCCGCGGCGCCGTAGTACACGGTCTCCAGGCTCGACAGGTCCCGGGTGCGGGAGTCGGGGTGGTCCATCAGCGCGTACAGCATGCTCGGCACGAGCATCGTCGCGGTGATCCGCTCGGCCTCGATCGTCCGCAGCACCTCGGCGGGGTCGAAGCGCGGCAGCACCACGAGGCGACCGCCCTTGGCCACGGTCGGCGCGAAGAACGCGGCGCCGGCGTGCGACAGGGGCGTGCAGATGAGGAAGGTCGGCGCCTCCGGCCACTCCCACTCGGCCAGCTGCACCTGGGTCATGGCCGCGATGCTCGACGCCGTGCCGATGACGCCCTTGGGCAGACCCGTGGTGCCGCCGGTGTAGGTGATGCCGACGACGTGGTCGGGGTCGAGGTCCTTCGCCACGAGCGGTGAGGCGTCGTACGTCGCGGCCTGCGCCGCGAGGTCGTCGATGGTGACCACGGTGGTGAGCGTCGGCACCTTCTCCTTGAGCGCCTCCGCCCGCTCGAGGAACATCGGCACGTTGTCGACGATGAGCGCGGTGGCCCCGGCGTCGGTCAGCACGTAGGCATGGTCGTCCAGCGAGCCGAGCGGGTGCAGCGCCGTGCGCCGGTACCCCTGGGTCTGACCGGCACCGATGAGGAACAGCACCTCGGGACGGTTGGCGGCCAGCAGGCCCACCCCCGCCCCCGAGCCGGCGCCCAGGTCCTCCAGCGCCCGGACGTAGCGGCTCATCTGGTCGGCCATCTCCTGGCCGGTGATGCTGCGGTCGCCCAGCGTCAGCACCTGGGCGTCGCGGTGCCGCCGCAACGAGTGCATCAGCATCTGGCCCGAGTGTGGCCCGTGCCGGAGCTCGGCGTCGGTGGCCCGTCCGCCGGTCATCAGCGAGCCCCCCGTCCCGGGCCCTTGACCCGCGGGTGCTCGTCGAAGTCGACCGCGTCGCCGTCCTCCGGGCCGGTGGACTTGATCGTCACCCCGCCGTCGACGTCGAGGATCGTGCCGTTGATGTAGGACGCGGCGTCGGAGGCGAGGAACAGGGCGGCGTCGGCGATGTCGTCGTGGGTCCCCCAGCGCCGCAGCGGCACCCCCTGGGTGATGCGCTCCTTGATGCCCGGGTTGGTCGCGATGACGTTGTCCATGCCCCACGAGTTCTCGATGGGGCCGGGGCTGATGCCGTTGACCCGCACGCCGGCCGGACCCCACTCGATCGCCAGCACCTTGGTGAGCATGTTGACCGCCGACTTCGCCGAGCACACGTGGCTCTGGAACGGCAGGGGCTTGACGGCCTCGGGAGCGGTGATCGCGATGAGCGACGCTCCCGGCCTGGTCAGGTGCTCGAAGCTGGCGCGGTAGAGGTTGAAGGTGCCCAGCAGGTCGATGTCGACGACCGACTTGAACGCGTTGGCCGACATCCCGAGCGCGGGGGCGTAGAAGTTGCCGGCCTGGCCGGCGACGACGATGTCGATCCCGCCGAAGGCGTCGGCGGTCTCCTGCATCGTCTCGGCCACCCGGTCGTAGTCACGCACGTCGGCGGGCAGGCCCAGCGCCTCGCCGCCGGAGTCGCGGATCTCCTGCGCGGCCGAGGCGCAGCGGTCCTCGTCGCGACTCATCACGACGACCCTGGCGCCCTGCTCGGCGTAGCGCTTGGCGATCGCGAGGTTGAATCCGCGCGTCCCGCCGGCCACGTAGGCGACCTTGCCCTCGAGGATGTTGGTGCCGAAGACCGTCATGCGGTGTCCTTCTGTCGTCCGGTGGTGTCGGTCCCACGAGTGGAACACGTTCTAGTTTGGCATGGTGCCACAGCCCGCGGAAGGGCAGCGGAGAAGGTAGAACGTGTTCCATTTCTTCCCTATGGTGTCCGCATGACGTTCGACGTGGTCGTGGTGGGTTCCGGCGGGGGCGCGCTCGTCGCCGCCCACCTCGCGCAGAAGGCAGGCCTGTCCACGGTCGTGCTGGAGCGGACCGCGATGGTCGGCGGCACGTCGGCCTACTCCGGCGGTGCGTGCTGGCTGCCCGGGTCGGCCGTGCAGCGCCGGGCCGGCATCGACGACTCCACCGCGTCGGCGCGGGAGTACCTGGAGGCCCTGCTCCCCCGCCCGCTGTCGCCGCTGGTCGAGGTCTTCCTCGCGGAGGCGCCCCGTGTCGTGGAGCGGCTCGAGGCCGACGACGCATTCGCGTTCGAGTGGCTGCCGTTCCCCGAGTACTTCGACGCGCCCGGCCGCGTGACGATGGGACGTTCGATCCAGCCCGTGGCCGTCCGGCGCGACGAGCTGCCGCCGGAGGTGGCCGACCTGGTGCGCCCGCCGGTCGAACGCGACCGGGCCGGGACCGCCGGGCGCCGCACCCTCACGGGCGGCCAGGCCCTCGTGGCCCGCGCCCTGCACGCCTTCCTGCGGGACGGGGGAACGGTCCTCACCGGACACCACGTGACCGGCTACGTCGTCGAGGACGAGGTCGTCGTGGGTGTCGAGGCGACCGGCCCCGACGGGCCCACCCGGGTGCACTCGCGTCGGGGCGTGATCGCCGCGGCCGGAGGGTTCGAGGGCAACCCGCGGCTGCGTGCGGCCCACGGCGTACCCGGGGACGCCGCCTGGACCATGGCGCCGGCCGGCACGAACGCCGGGGAGCTGCTCGAGGCCGGCATAGCCCTGGGCGCCCGGGTCGACCACCTGCAGCACGGCTGGCTCTGCCCCGGCCTCGAGCAGCCCGACGGTCACGGCTCCTTCACGCTGGGCTTCCGCAGCGGCGTCATGGTGGACGGCCGCGGTCGCCGGTACGCGAACGAGTGCCTGCCGTACGACCGCTTCGGCGACGCCATGGCCGCCTCGCCCGACCGGGTCCCGTCGTACCTGGTCTTCGACTCCCGCGAGGGCGGCCGGCTGCCCGCCATCGCGATGCCCGAGGGCGAGCCGGCCGAGCACCTCGCGGCGGGCACCTGGCTGCGCGCCGACACCCTCGACGAGCTCGCCGAGCAGCTCGGGATGCCGGACCTGGTCGGCACCGTCCAGCGGTTCAACGGCTTCGCGGCGACGGGCACCGACGAGGACTTCGGCCGCGGGGCCGACGAGTACGACCGGTTCTTCGCCGGCGGCGACGGACCCAATCCGGCCCTCGTGCCGCTGGACACCCCGCCGTACCTCGCCGCCCGGTTCGTCCTGTCCGACCTCGGCACCAAGGGCGGGCTCGTGACCGACGAGCACGCCCGGGTCCTGCACGAGGGCGGCCGGCCGATCCGCGGCCTGTACGCCACCAGCAACAGCGCGGCCTCGATCTTCGGGCCCGTGTACCCCGGTCCGGGCGCACCGCTCGGCAAGGCGTTCGTCTTCGCCGCCCGGGCCGTCGACCACCTCACCCAGGAGAAGCCATGATCACGTCCGACGCCGTCGTCTGGAACGCCCCGAACGACCCGCACCCGGCCCGCGCCGCCTCGCAGCGCTCGTACTCCGCCGTCGCCCGCGGCGACCTGGACGAGTGGCTGACGGTCTACGCCGAGGACGCGGTGATCGAGGACCCGGTCGGACCGTCGATGTTCGACGCCGAGGGTCGCGGCCATCACGGGCACGACGCGATCCGTGCCTTCTGGGAGCAGGCGATCGCCCCGATCGACGCGTTCGAGTTCACCATCACCGACTCGTTCGCGAACCCCGGCAGCAACACCTGCGCCAACGTGGGTCGCATCCGCACGACCTTCGCCGACGGCTCGTTCAGCACGACCGATCTGGTGATGGTCTACACCGTCGGCGACGACGGCCGGGTGGCGTCGATGCGCGCCTTCTGGGAGCCGGAGCGCGCGATGGCCACGTTCACCCCCGCCGGGTGAGCACCTCCTGCCCGGATCGCGGAATCCCCTTGCCGCCAAAACTAGAACGTGTTTCACTTTGTCCGTGAACCAGCCAGGCACCCTGCACGCCCCCTTGAACGTCGAGTTCGACTACACCCGGTCCCTCGGACCGACGCTGTCGGACTTCATGTCCGGACTCCGCAACCGCCAGGTGCTCGGCGGCGTGCTGTCGGACGGGTCCGTCGTCGTCCCGCCGCCGGAGTACGACCCGCACACCCTGGAACCGGTGACCGAGATGCGCCGCGTCGCCGACGAGGGCGTCGTGCAGAGCTGGGTGTGGGTCTCCGAGCCCGTCCGTGACCAGCCCCTCGACCGCCCGTTCGCGTTCGCCCTGATCGTCCTGGACGGGGCCGACCAGCCGCTGCTGCACGCCGTCGACGCCGGCTCGCCCGACCAGATCTCCACCGGACTGCGCGTCCGCGCCCGCTGGGCCGAGGAGACGGCCGGGGCGATCACCGACATCCGGTGGTTCGAGCCGCTGGGCACCGAGCCCGCTCCGGCGACCGACGCCGGCACCGCCGAGCCCGTGACTGGCATCGTCTCGCCGGTGCGTCTGGCCTACGACTACGCAGCATCGCCCGAGGAGTCCGCGTTCTTCCGTGGTCTCGCCGAGGGCCGGATCCTGGGTCAGCGGTGCCCCACGTGCCACAAGGTCTACGTGCCGCCGCGCGGCGCGTGCCCCGTCGACGGGGTGCCCACGACCGACGAGGTCGAGCTGCCCGACCACGGGACGGTCACCACGTTCTGCATCGTCAACGTGCCCTTCCTCGGGCAGAAGATCGAGCCGCCGTACGTCTCGGCGTACGTGCTGCTCGACGGCGCCGACATCGCCTTCCTCCACCTGATCCTGGGCGTCGACGCCGCCGACGTGCGGATGGGCCTGCGGGTCAAGGCGGTCTGGAAGCCCCGCGACGAGTGGGGCACCACGATCGAGAACATCAGCCACTTCGAGCCGACCGGGGAACCCGACGCCGGCTTCGAGACCTACCAGCAGCACCTCTAGGAGACGGCATGAGAGACGTTGCGGTCGTGGGCTTCGCCCAGCGGCAGATGAAGGAGTTCGACGGCTCCCCCACCTGCGTGGAGCTGTTGGTGCCGATCTTCGCCGAGCTGTTCGAGCAGACCGGCTGGACGAAGGACGACATCGGCTTCTGGTGCTCGGGCTCCAGCGACTACCTGGCCGGACGGTCGTTCTCGTTCGTGTCAGCCGTCGACGCGATCGGCGCCCTGCCGCCCGTGATGGAGTCGCACGTCGAGATGGACGCTGCCTGGGCGCTGTACGAGGCCTGGGTCAAGATCCAGACCGGCGAGGTCGACAGCGCCCTCGTGTACGGCTTCGGCAAGGCCTCGGCGGGCACCCTGCGCCGGACCATGACGCTGCAGCTCGACCCGTACACGTTGACCCCGCTGTGGCCCGACGCCGTGTCGATGGCGGGCCTGCAGGCGCGCCTCGGACTGGACCGCGGCCTGTGGGACGACCGCGCGATGGCCGACGTGGTGGCCCGCTCGATGAACGACGCCGACGAGAACCCCTGGGCGATCCGGAAGGGCAGGACCACCGTGGAGGACGTGCTGGAGCAACCCCTGTTCGCCGACCCGTTGCGCCGATGGGACTGCGCGCCCGTCAGCGACGGCGCCGCCGCCATGGTCATCGCCGCGACCGGCAAGGCCGAGACGGCCGACTCCGGGGCGGCGTGGATCTCCGGCTTCGAGCACCGGGTCGACCCCATCGCCCTCAATGCCCGCGACCTGACCGACTGCCTGAGCGCCCGGTCCGCCGGTGCGGCGGCGGGCTCGGCCACCGTCGACACCGCAGAGCTGCACGCGCCGTTCTCGCACCAGGAGCTGGTGCTGCGTCGCGAGCTGGGGCTCGGCGACGACGTCGTCGTCAACCCGTCGGGCGGTGCCCTGACGGCCAACCCGATGTTCTCCTCCGGGCTCGTGCGGATCGGCGAGGCGGCGAAGCGGATCTGGGCGGGCGACTCCGGCCGGGCTCTCGGGCACGCGACCTCGGGGCCGGCACTGCAACAGAACCTCGTGTGCACGATGGAGGCGACCCAATGAGCCCCGTGCTCGCCGCCGTGGTCGGCGTCGGCCAGACCCACCACCGCGCCAAGCGGGAGGACGTCAGCATCGCCGGGCTCCTGCGGGAGGCGGTCGACCGGGCGCTGGCCGATGCCGAGCTGACCTTCGCCGACATCGACGCGGTCGTGGTGGGCAAGGCCCCCGACCTGTTCGAGGGCGTCATGATGCCCGAGCTGTACCTGGCCGAGGCGCTCGGCGCCGCCGGCAAACCGCTGCTGCGGGTGCACACCGCCGGGTCGGTGGGCGGCTCCACCGCGATCGTCGCGGCCTCGCTCGTCGAGGCCGGCGTGCACGAGCGCGTCCTCACCGTGGCGTTCGAGAAGCAGTCGGAGTCCAACGCGATGTGGGCGCTGTCGCTCGCGGTGCCGTTCATCATGCCGGTGCACGCCGGCGCGGGTGGCTACTTCGCCCCGCACGTGCGCTCGTACATCCGGCGGTCCGGCGCGCCGACGCACATCGGCGCGATCGTGGCGGCGAAGGACCGGCAGAACGCGCTCAAGAACCCCTACGCGCACCTGAAGAACCCCGACACCACGGTCGACACGGTCCTGGCCTCGCAGATGCTGTGGGACCCGATCCGCTACGACGAGACCTGCCCGTCGTCCGACGGTGCCTGCGCCATGGTGATCGCCTCGGAGTCGGCCGTCGAGAAGTCCGGCATCAGCAACCCGGCGTGGATCCACGGCACCCAGATGCGCAGCGAGCCCACCACGGCGGCCGAGCGCGACCAGGTGAACCCGCACGCGGGTCGGGAGGCCTCGGCCGCGCTGTGGAAGCAGGCCGGGATCACGTCGCCCGTCGACGAGATCGACTGCGCCGAGATCTACGTGCCGTTCTCGTGGTTCGAGCCCATGTGGCTGGAGAACCTCGGCTTCGCCGAGCCCGGCGACGGGTGGAAGCTCACCGAGGCCGGGGAGACCCGCATCGAGGGGCGCATCCCGGTCAACATGAGCGGCGGCGTGCTGTCGTCGAACCCGATCGGCGCCAGCGGGATGCTGCGCTTCGGTGAGGCGGCCCTGCAGGTGATGGGCGAGGCCGGCGAGCACCAGGTGGACGGCGCGCGCAAGGCGCTCGGCCACGCCTACGGCGGCGGCTCGCAGTTCTTCGCGATGTGGGTCGTCGGCGCGGACAAGCCCACCCACTGAGGTTCGCCTCGCTCCGCTCCGCGGTCGCCAGGGAGCGCAGCGACCGTGAGGGCGAAGCCCGAGGCGACACCCGCGCAAGGTTCGCCTCGCTGCGCTCACGCCCTCGCAAGCTCGGGCTGGCGAACACCGAGCGGCCGTGGTCGCCAGGGAGCGCAGCGACCGTGAGGGCGAAGCCCGAGGCGACATCCGCGTGAGGTTCGCCTCGCTGCGGCGGAGCCCGAGGCGACCCCCACGCAAGGTTCGCCTCGCTGCGCTCACACCCTCGTCCCTCGGGCTGGCGAACACCGAGCGGCCGCGGTCGCCAGGGAGCGCAGCGACCGTGAGGGCGGAGCCCGAGGCGTCCCCCACGCCAGGTTCGCCTCGCTCCGCTCACGCCCTCGTCCCTCGGGCTGGCGAACACCGAGCGGCCGTGGTCGCCAGGGAGCGCAGCGACCGTGAGGGCGAAGCCCGAGGCGACACCCACGCCAGGTTCGCCTCGCTGCGCTCACGCCCTCGTCCCTCGGGCTGGCGAACGCATGGTCGCGACCGTGAGGGCGAAGCCCGAGGCGACACCCACGCCAGGTTCGCCTCGCTGCGCTCACGCCCTCGTCCCTCGGGCTGGCGAACGCATGGTCGCGACCGTGAGGGCGAGCGTCCCTCGGGCTGGCGAACACGACGGCCCGCCTCCCTTTCGGGAAGCGGGCCGTCGTGGTGACCCCAGGCCGAGCGCAGCGAGGCTGGGCGCCCGTGCGGAGCACGGCAGCGGTGAGGAACGAACCGCTGGTGCGGCGGAGCCGCGCGCCTCAGGCGTACTTGACCCGCAGCTCCTTGATGCCGTTGATCCAGCCGCTGCGGAGCCGGCGGGGCTCGGCGAGCTTGGTGATGTCGGGCATGAGGTCGGCGATCATGTTGAAGATGATCTCGATCTCGAGCCGGGCCAGGTTGGCGCCGATGCAGTAGTGGGCGCCGTGTCCGCCGAAGGCCAGGTGCGGGTTCGGCGTGCGCATGATGTCGAAGACGTCGGGGTTCTCGAAGACGTCGGTGTCGTGGTTGGCGCTGGCGTAGAACAGTCCGACGCGCTGGCCCTTGGCGACGGGGACCCCGCCGACCTCGGTGTCGACGGTGGCGGTGCGCTGGAACACCGTCACCGGCGTCGCCCAGCGGATGATCTCGTCGACGGCCGACTTCGGGCGCTCCTTCTTGTAGAGCTCCCACTGGTCGGGGTTGTCGAAGAACGCGTTCATGCCGTGGGTGATGGCGTTGCGCGTGGTCTCGTTGCCGGCCACGGCGAGCATAATCGTGAAGTAGCCGAAGACGTCGCTCTCGAGGCCCTCGCCGTCCTCACCTGCCGTGACGAGCTTGGTGACGATGTCGTCCTGCGGGTTGGCCTTGCGCTCCTCGGCGAGGGCCATGAAGTAGGTGAGGATCTCGATGCTGGCGGCCTCGGGATCGACGTCGTAGTCCGGGTCGTCGTAGGCGAGCATCTGGTTGGACCACTCGAAGAGCTTCTTGCGGTCCTCCTGAGGCACGCCGAGCAGGTCCGCGATGGCCTGCAGCGGCAGCTCGGAGGCGAGCTCCTCGACGAAGTCGCCCTCGCCGCGCTCCATGGCGCTGCGCACGATCGACTCGGCCCGCTCGACCAGTCCCTCGTGGAGCGCACCGATGGCCCGCGGCGTGAAACCGCGGCTGATGATCGAGCGCATGGCGGTGTGGTCCGGCGGGTCGAGGTTGATCAGCATGATCCGCTGCATCTCGACCTGCTCGCGCGTCATGTCGGCGCCGAACCGGATGATCGCGGTGTTCTCGCTGGTGACGAACTCCTTGCTGTTCTTGGACACCGCCGCCACGTCCGCGTGGCGACTCACCGCCCAGTAGCCGGTGCCGCCCTCCATGCCCGCCCGCGCCTCGGGGGTCTGCTCGACCCAGAACACCGGGGCGGTGCGACGCAGCTCGAGGAACTCCCGGTGAGGGATCCCCTGCTCGTTGACCTCGGGGTCGGTGGGGTCGAATCCGGTGGGAATGGCGGGGGCGGTGGGGGTCGTCGTCACAGCGGCTCCTCTAGTTTCTGAAACACGTTCTAGTTTATGGTGCCATGAGACCGGTGGTTTCGGAAGGGTTGTGCGAGACGAGAACGTGTTCTAGTTTTGCTCCATGGGCTCTCCCGTGATCGTCGATGCCGTCCGCACGCCCCAGGGCAGGCGCAAGGGTGCGCTCGCCGGCGTGCACCCCGCCGTCCTGCTGGGGCTCGTCCAGGCCGAGGTGATCGCCCGGTCCGGCATGCCGGCCGAGGTCGTCGACCAGGTGATCGGCGGCAACGTCACGTCGGCCGGTGAGCAGTCCAACAACATGGTGCGCCGCGCCTGGATGCACGCGGGCCTGCCGAACGCCACGGCCTCCACGCAGATCGACGCCCAGTGCTCCTCGGCCCAGCAGGCGACCCACCTGATCCACGCGATGATCGGGGCCGGGCTCATCCGCGCCGGTATCGCCTGCGGTGTCGAGTCGATGTCCCGTGTCCCCCTGGGCGCCAACGTGCCGCCCGGCACCGGCAGCCCCCGTCCCGACGACTGGTCGATCGACCTGCCCAACCAGTTCGAGGGTGCCGACCGCATCGTCGCCGACCGCGGGTTCTCCCGCGCGGAGGTGGACGCGTTCGGCCTCTGGTCGCAGCAGAAGGGCCGGGCGGCCCGCGACGCCGGCCACTTCGCCCGCGAGATCGTGCCCGTCAAGGCACCCGTGCTCGACGCCGAGGGCACGCCCACCGGTGAGTTCGTGACGGTCGACGCGGACCAGGGCATCCGCGACACCTCGCTGGAACGGCTCGCCGGTCTCGACCCGGTGCTGCCGGGCGGCACCCACACGGCCGGAACCTCCTCGCAGATCTCCGACGGGGCCTCGGCCCTGCTGCTGATGGACTCCGACCTGGCGGCCGAGCTCGGGCTGCGCCCACGCGCCCGGATCGTGTCGTCGTGCCTCGTCGGCGCCGACCCCTACTACCACCTCGACGGCCCGGTGCAGGCGACCGAGCGGCTGCTCGCCGACACCGGGATGTCGATCGGCGACATCGACGTCTGCGAGGTCAACGAGGCCTTCGCCGGCGTCGTGATGTCGTGGGCGAAGGTCCACGACGTCCCCGCGGACAAGATCAACGTCAACGGCGGAGCCATCGCCCTCGGCCACCCGGTCGGCTCGACCGGCACCCGCCTGCTGACGACCGCCCTGCACGAGCTGGAACGTCGGGACGCCACCACCGCCCTGGTCTCCATGTGCGCCGGGGGCGCGCAGGCCTCCGGCACGATCATCGAACGCATCTGACAAAGGATCACCATGACCGACAACAAGACCTCCCGCGACGAGGCCGACTACGTCGTCGTCGGCGCCGGCAGCGCGGGCGCTGCCGCAGCCTCGCGCCTCGCGGCCTCCGGGGCCACGGTGATCCTGCTCGAGGCGGGCAAGAAGGACACCTCCCTGCTCGTCACCAAGCCCGGCATGATCGGCCCGATGCACGCCGAGCCCAAGATCAAGAAGCTGGTCGACTGGGGGTACTACACGACCCCGCAGAAGCACATGAACAACCGCGTCGTCCCGCAGACCCGCGGCAAGGTGCTCGGCGGATCCAGCTCGGTCAACGGCCTGTTGTGGGTGCGCGGCAACCGCGCCAACTACGACGCGTGGGCCGCCGAGGGCAACACCGGCTGGGACGCCGACTCCGTCAACGAGGTGTACCAGCGGGTCGAGGACTTCGAGGACGGGGCCGACGCCTACCGCGGCGCCGGCGGACCCATCAAGGTCACCCGGCACACGCAGCCGACCGAGGCCTCGCAGCAGTTCGAGCAGGCCACCGCCGACACCCTCGGCGTCAAGATCCTCAAGGACTACAACGCTGCCGAGCAGGAGGGCGTCAGCCGGTTCCAGCAGAGCGCCTCCGGCGGCAAGCGGTTCTCGTCGTCGCGCGGCTACATCACCCTGGCCGACCGGCCGACCCTGCAGGTGCAGACCCAGGTGCACGCGCAACGCGTCGTGATCGAGAACGGTCGGGCCACGGGCGTCGAGATCATCGACAAGAAGGGCAACCGTCGGGTCGTCCGGGCCGGCAAGGAG
The Aeromicrobium marinum DSM 15272 genome window above contains:
- a CDS encoding TIGR03617 family F420-dependent LLM class oxidoreductase — its product is MTDETPLAIDMAFHGSPALGGVTAREAEDRGVVGGLFVPEGHHDPFITLAMAAANTRTLEIGSGIALAFARTPMSMAYSAYDLHQLAGGRSILGLGSQIKAHITRRYDMPWSEPAKRMAEYVEALRAIWNCWQTGEALDFRGDFYSHTLMPPLFNPGPLGFDSPRVWIAAVGPLMVRTAGTVGDGIICHPLISRRYLAEVMVPQLTEARSGRPDHSFATTTMAMVATGHTEEALAAAIAGTRKQIGFYASTPAYRPVLDHHGWGDLHEEANTFSKTGRWAELADLIDDEVLNTFAVVGEVSAAGAALRERFAGLVDRVTLSMPYQPADGLALDLAAAASS
- a CDS encoding SDR family oxidoreductase gives rise to the protein MTVFGTNILEGKVAYVAGGTRGFNLAIAKRYAEQGARVVVMSRDEDRCASAAQEIRDSGGEALGLPADVRDYDRVAETMQETADAFGGIDIVVAGQAGNFYAPALGMSANAFKSVVDIDLLGTFNLYRASFEHLTRPGASLIAITAPEAVKPLPFQSHVCSAKSAVNMLTKVLAIEWGPAGVRVNGISPGPIENSWGMDNVIATNPGIKERITQGVPLRRWGTHDDIADAALFLASDAASYINGTILDVDGGVTIKSTGPEDGDAVDFDEHPRVKGPGRGAR
- the fadD8 gene encoding fatty-acid--CoA ligase FadD8; its protein translation is MTGGRATDAELRHGPHSGQMLMHSLRRHRDAQVLTLGDRSITGQEMADQMSRYVRALEDLGAGSGAGVGLLAANRPEVLFLIGAGQTQGYRRTALHPLGSLDDHAYVLTDAGATALIVDNVPMFLERAEALKEKVPTLTTVVTIDDLAAQAATYDASPLVAKDLDPDHVVGITYTGGTTGLPKGVIGTASSIAAMTQVQLAEWEWPEAPTFLICTPLSHAGAAFFAPTVAKGGRLVVLPRFDPAEVLRTIEAERITATMLVPSMLYALMDHPDSRTRDLSSLETVYYGAAAINPTRLAEAIDRFGPIFAQYFGQSECPMVITYLAKADHTPERLASCGRPSAFLRTALLGEDGQPVEQGQPGEICVAGPVLAGGYWNKPEETAEAFRGGWLHTGDVAREDEDGFWYIVDRIKDMIVTGGFNVFPREVEDVIGEHPAVAQVGVIGVSDDKFGEAVTAVVVLRPDEPRDDESIARVTQEIQALVKERKGSVQSPKQVVVVDSLPLTALGKPDKKALRAQF
- a CDS encoding nuclear transport factor 2 family protein, yielding MITSDAVVWNAPNDPHPARAASQRSYSAVARGDLDEWLTVYAEDAVIEDPVGPSMFDAEGRGHHGHDAIRAFWEQAIAPIDAFEFTITDSFANPGSNTCANVGRIRTTFADGSFSTTDLVMVYTVGDDGRVASMRAFWEPERAMATFTPAG
- a CDS encoding crotonase/enoyl-CoA hydratase family protein → MSETKNAPHCLVELHGRTLVVTMNRPEARNALSGEMLEIMSDAWDRANSDPEVLVVILTGAGGYFCAGADLKAMSSSAPSDKFESGEFDPARIKSLLKGFRLTKPLIAAVEGPAIAGGTEILQATDIRIAGESARFGVSEPKWGLYPLGGSAVRLPRQLPYTVAADLLLTGRHVKAPEAKEIGLIGHVVPDGEALAKAHEIADVIAANGPLAVQAVLKTIRDSEGKHEDDCWAADAAVGAAVFASEDAKEGPRAFAEKRKPDFQGR
- a CDS encoding FAD-dependent oxidoreductase, yielding MTFDVVVVGSGGGALVAAHLAQKAGLSTVVLERTAMVGGTSAYSGGACWLPGSAVQRRAGIDDSTASAREYLEALLPRPLSPLVEVFLAEAPRVVERLEADDAFAFEWLPFPEYFDAPGRVTMGRSIQPVAVRRDELPPEVADLVRPPVERDRAGTAGRRTLTGGQALVARALHAFLRDGGTVLTGHHVTGYVVEDEVVVGVEATGPDGPTRVHSRRGVIAAAGGFEGNPRLRAAHGVPGDAAWTMAPAGTNAGELLEAGIALGARVDHLQHGWLCPGLEQPDGHGSFTLGFRSGVMVDGRGRRYANECLPYDRFGDAMAASPDRVPSYLVFDSREGGRLPAIAMPEGEPAEHLAAGTWLRADTLDELAEQLGMPDLVGTVQRFNGFAATGTDEDFGRGADEYDRFFAGGDGPNPALVPLDTPPYLAARFVLSDLGTKGGLVTDEHARVLHEGGRPIRGLYATSNSAASIFGPVYPGPGAPLGKAFVFAARAVDHLTQEKP